From a region of the Rhipicephalus sanguineus isolate Rsan-2018 unplaced genomic scaffold, BIME_Rsan_1.4 Seq1026, whole genome shotgun sequence genome:
- the LOC119375928 gene encoding uncharacterized protein LOC119375928, with the protein MLSAGNSVSATGRGSSTPFLDEDSSYKVVLPRLPTGNDVLNSVFLHADLSGRPYRAPDFRDALLEVVTTADIIGVGQYQMSHVWMATCASSAAKQKLVTRGELRVKGRKCMVIDPETKNIKLKLLWLPPHLESRRVEEAFQAYGVVKSVDREAWRCASMEHWMTTNRDVALELKDTITVSSIPHIMSIYGHQCLVLIPGRPPLCLRCKRVGHVRRQCKTPRCMQCHRFGHSSDACVSTYASKLRSGQSSAEEPHLDHLMDATEVVDATGEATGEAVGGIKEDQHLSIEAMPSSHNNTAKDISEDISDEITAGEHSLEELKEKPPDDEGEEEAMDSSQTRKRPAPLSDEARTSASDATEQMSSCGPRVVSFGDRGSRRLCQRPQESAAKKCKGGKATGCPVAKGDQQKL; encoded by the coding sequence ATGCTCTCTGCTGGGAACAGCGTATCGGCCACAGGCCGAGGATCATCAACCCCGTTTCTTGACGAAGATTCAAGCTACAAAGTCGTCCTGCCTCGTCTACCAACCGGTAACGACGTTTTGAATTCCGTTTTCCTTCATGCCGACTTGAGTGGTAGACCGTATCGTGCCCCAGACTTCCGTGACGCGCTGCTCGAAGTGGTGACCACTGCAGACATCATAGGTGTGGGACAATATCAAATGAGCCACGTATGGATGGCTACGTGTGCAAGCAGCGCGGCGAAACAGAAACTTGTCACCCGTGGTGAGCTCCGTGTAAAAGGGCGGAAGTGCATGGTGATAGACCCGGAGACCAAGAACATTAAGCTAAAGCTTCTATGGCTTCCACCTCATCTTGAATCACGGCGTGTGGAAGAGGCGTTCCAAGCTTACGGTGTGGTGAAGTCCGTTGACAGAGAGGCATGGAGGTGTGCTAGTATGGAGCACTGGATGACAACAAATAGGGATGTTGCCTTGGAGCTCAAGGACACCATCACTGTGAGCTCAATACCGCATATTATGTCTATCTACGGTCACCAGTGCCTAGTACTTATTCCCGGTAGGCCTCCGCTGTGTCTTCGTTGCAAGCGAGTGGGGCATGTCCGTCGACAATGCAAAACACCGAGGTGCATGCAGTGCCATCGATTCGGTCATTCGTCGGATGCCTGCGTGTCGACTTACGCCAGCAAGCTTCGTTCTGGCCAATCTAGCGCAGAAGAGCCGCATCTGGACCATCTCATGGATGCTACGGAGGTAGTTGATGCGACAGGGGAAGCAACGGGAGAAGCAGTAGGTGGCATAAAGGAAGATCAACACTTGTCCATTGAAGCTATGCCCAGCAGCCACAATAACACTGCTAAAGACATCAGCGAAGACATCAGCGATGAGATTACTGCAGGGGAACACTCCCTGGAAGAACTTAAAGAAAAGCCTCCTGATGAcgagggagaagaagaggcaaTGGATAGCAGCCAGACCAGGAAACGTCCGGCACCGCTCAGCGAcgaagcaagaacaagtgcgtcagACGCAACAGAGCAAATGTCCTCTTGTGGCCCACGTGTCGTCTCGTTTGGGGACCGAGGGTCGCGCCGCCTATGCCAGCGTCCTCAAGAAAGTGCTGCTAAAAAGTGCAAAGGAGGTAAAGCCACAGGTTGCCCTGTGGCTAAAGGCGACCAACAAAAGCTTTAA